Below is a genomic region from Billgrantia tianxiuensis.
ACGGCTTCGCCAACCGCCACCGCCTCCTCGGGGTGGATACCGCGCAGGATGCCGATCAGGGGCAAGGTCATGTCCGTCTCCATAAGGTTGTCACGCGCCGGCCCGTGCCAGTCCCAGGCCAGCCAGTACCGCCGCTTCGCCATCGAGACGCCGGCTGGTATGACCGAGCGCCCCGAGGGCCAGCGCATAGCGCTCGCACAGCGCCTCGCTGCCGATCAGGGTGATGGGAACACTCGCCAGCTCGTGCCGAACACCGCCGAGTTCGAGGCCAATGGCGAGCCCCGAGAGGCGCGCTCCCAGCCGGGCTCGCCGCGCCTCACCGGCAGGCAGCGAATCGTCGAGCAGGTCGGCGGCACGCAGACCGAACAGCCACTGGCTGAAGCGCCCCGGCTCGTCGGCTGCCTCACGCACCGCGCCGATGAACGCCTCGCGACAGCCGGACTCGACGAGCCCGGCGTCGGCCACTGTGTGCCTGAGCACCGACTGACCGGCCAACAGGCCATAGAGTTCACCGGTCAGGTAAGTGGCGAAGCGCTTGACCTCGCCGCCCTCCAGCCACGCCCACTTGGCATGGGTACCCGGCAGGCACACCAGCCCCGAAAACTCCGGCTCCCAGGCCACCAGTCCGGCCAGTTGCGTCTCCTCGCCGCGCATCACGTCGAAGCCGCGCTTCGCGGCGTCGGCATGCTGGCACAGCCCCGGCAGCAGGCGCACCTCGAGCCGCGCATCGCGCAGCGAAGGAGCCACGGCGCCGCGAGTCAGCTCTTCCAGGCGCGTCGGCAACGGCAGGTAGGCCGCTTCACGCCAGCCCTGGCGGGCGCCAGCCATGCCGCAAATCCACACCGCCACGCGTCCCGAAGCGGGCAGCCAGTCGCCGACGGTCTCCAGTAGCGCAGGCTCGTAGTCCTCCGGCGCCAGGGCCAGCATGCCCTTGTCGCTGCCGCCCCGGGCCAGCACTTCGCCACGCTCGTCCAGCCCCCAGGCGCGCAGGTGGCTCGAGCCCCAGTCCACCGCGACCCATGCCAGCCGCTCGCGTACCTCATCGCTCATGACGACCTCCTCACCACTCGGCGATGGAGCCGTCCTCATGGCTCCACACCGGATTGCGCCAGCGATGCCCCACCTTGGCCCGCTCCTCGACGAATGCCTCGTCGATCTCCACGCCGAGACCGGGTCCCTGGGGAATGGCACAGAAGCCCTCCTCGATGGACAGTGCTGACTTGTCGACCAGATAGTCGAGTACGTCGTTGTCGCGGTTGTAGTGGATGCCCATGCTCTGCTCCTGAATGAAGGCGTTGTGGCTCACTGCATCCAGGTGGAGCGAGGCGGCCAGGGTCAGTGGGCCGAGCGGACAGTGCGGTGCCAGGGCCACGTCGTGGGCCGAGGCCAGCGCAGCGATCTTCAGCCCTTCGCTGATGCCGCCGCAGTGGGAGAGGTCGGGCTGGATGATGTCGATCATGCCGTCGGCAAGCAGGTCGCGGAATTCGAACCGGGTGTGCAGGCGCTCGCCGGTGGCCAGCGGATAGCCCAGGCCGCCGGCGATGTGCTTCAGGCTAGGCAGGTGCTCGGGGGCCACCGGCTCCTCGACGAACATCGGGTGGTAGGGCTCCAGCTCGCGCAGCAGCGCCTTGGCCATGGGCCGATGCACACGGCCGTGAAAATCGATGGCAATGCCCACTTCGGATCCTACCGCCTCGCGGGCCTCGGCCACCCGGGCCACTGCCTCGTCGATCTTGCGGTGCGAGTCGACGATCTGCATCTCGGCAGTGCCGTTCATCTTGAACGCAGTGAAGCCGCGCGTCACCAGCTCCCGGGCGCCCGCCCCCACATCGCTCGGCCGATCGCCTCCGGTCCAGGCATACATGCGCATGCGCTCGCGCACCGCGCCGCCCAACAATTGATGCACCGGCACCCCCAGGTCGCGCCCCTTCAGGTCCCATAGCGCCTGGTCGATGCCGGCGATGGCACTCATCAGAATCGGGCCGCCGCGATAGAAGCCGGCGCGATAGAGCGTATTCCACAGGTGCTCGATACGATGCGGATCCTGGCCGACCAGATAGTCGGCGAGTTCGTGCACCGCGGCCTCCACCGTAGCGGCGCGGCCCTCGATGACCGGCTCACCCCAGCCGTAGCAGCCCTCGTCGGCCTCGATCTTGAGGAACAGCCAGCGCGGCGGCACCTGCCAGGTCTTGAGTCGAGTGATCTTCATAGTGAACGCTCCTTGGCCTGCGTGTCGAGTGCGGCTACCGGTACGACAGCCGAATGAGAGGAAACGTCGGTCACAATGCCCAGATCGACGGCGGTACGTCGCAGCACGTCGGCAGCGGCCGCTTCGGCAGCGTCGGCATCGCGACGACGAATCGCCTCGAGCAGGCGGCCATGGCGCACCAGGCTGTCATCCAGGTCGGCCTCGAGGGGCTGGAGGTGGGCCTGAGAGCGCTGGATCAGGGCAATGATCGAGGGGCGCAGCAAATGCCCCATCTGGCGCCATACCAGGTTGTGGCTGGCGTGGTAGACGGCATCATGAAAGGCCACGTCGTACTCGGCATGCCGCGCGCTGGCTTCCGGCCTGCCGGCGGTATGTCGCATGCCCTCGTAGGCCGCCTCCAAGCGTTCGAGATCCTCCCTTTCGGCTGCCTGGGCTGCCAGGCGGGCGACGGCCGGCTCCGCTGAATAGCGAAAGGCGAATATCTCGCGCAGCAGGTCGGCGTCAGGCGTTTGGATATCGGCCATCCACTCGCTCACCAAGGGATCGAGCAGGTGCCAATCGCCGATCTCGCAGACCACGCTGCCACGCCCTGCGGTGCGCTCGATCAGGCCGAGGGCGACCAGGGTCGCCAGGGCGTTGCGCACCTGGTTGCGGCTGACTTCGAAGTGCTGGCAGAGGTCGCGTTCGCGAGGAAACGTCTCGCCTGGACGCCAGCGCCCGGCCAGCAGCGCCTGGCCCAGCAGTCGTGCCAGACCGTCGGCGCCACCATGGTGGCGAGGCAGCGAAGCCAGGGTCATGTCGTCCTCCTGAAAATGTCAGACATTTATCACATCCAGCATCATACCCCACCCTGCATGATGCAAATACCCGGGGAAAAGCAGCGGGGTTTTCTCGGCCCCGCTCAACCTCAGCCCCGCCTCGACATGCTTCAGCCGCCGGCGAAGGCCGCATAGATGACGATGACCAACACCACCAGCGCGAGGCTGGCAGGCACGGCGCCGCGCCAGGGGGTGAGATCGACGTCGCCGCTGTACTCGTGCACCCAATCGGTCTCGCGCGGGCGCAGCTTGCCCACGATCAACATGATCGCCACCAGCAGCACGAATACCAGGGCCACGAAATGGAACTCGTGCATGATCGTCGGCAGCCGGTCGAACGGCGGCACGAAGTAGCCGGCGGCGATCATCAGGCAACCGCCTACCAGGGCGATCTTGGCGGCCATGGGCGGCACACGCTTGGTCAGCAAGCCCACGATCACCACTGCCAGAATGGGAATGAAATAGATGGCGTTCATGCGCTGCAGGTAGCCGAACAGGCTCTCCTGGCCCGCCAGTAGCGGCGCGATGGTCATGGTGGTAATGGCCATGATCCAGCCGAACACCTTGCCCGACTTCACCACCTCCTCGTCGCTGGCGTCCTTCTTCAGCACGCCCTTGTAGATACCCAGGCTGAAGATGGTAGTAGTGCTGTTGAGCGCCGAGTTGAACGACGACAGGATGGCACCCACCATCACCGCCGCGAAGAAGCCGGTGAGGTAGGGCGGCAGCACGTTGAACACCAGATGGCCGTAGGCCTCGTCGGCGCGAACGCCCTGATCGGCATAGAGGTGATAGGCGATGATGCCCGGCAGCACCAGGTAAAGCGGACCCAGCAGTTTGAAGAAGCCGGTGAGCAACACCCCCTTCTGGCCTTCGGCCAGGTTCTTGGCGGCAAAGGTACGCTGGATGATCTGCTGGTTGGTGGTCCAGTAGAAGAGATTGATCAGGAATACGCCGGTGAAGAGCGTGGAGAATGGCACCTGCTGGTCGGCCCCGCCCAGCGAGTTGAGCTTGTCCGGATCGCTCTGCTTGAGAACGTTCCAGCCCTCGATCACGCCGCCATCGCCGCTCACCGCCTGCAAACCGAAGTAGGCAATGACGAAGCCGCCGATCAGCAGACCGATGCCGTTCAGGGTGTCCGATACGGCCACCGTGCGCAGTCCGCCGAACAGGGCATAGATGGAGCCGATGATCCCGACGATCCAGACCGTCAGCCACAGCAGCAGGGTCGACGACTCGATCCCGGTCAGCCCGGAAAGATCGAGCATGCCCTGCAGGCCCATGGCACCGGAGTAGAGAATGATCGGCAGCAGGATCACGGCATAGGCGATCAGGAAGATCACGTTGGCGATCAGTTGGGTACCCGAGTCGAAACGAATTGCCAACAGTTGCGGCAGCGTGGCGATACCGCTCCTGAGGAAACGTGGCAGGAAGAACAGCGCCAACGCCACCAGTGCGATGACCGCCACCACCTCCCATGCCATCACGCTCAAGCCGTCGCTGAAGGCGGCACCGTTGAGGCCCACCATCTGCTCGGTGGAGAGGTTGGTCATCAGCAGCGAGCCGGCGATCAGCGGGAAGGTGAGACTGCGCCCGGCCAGAAAGTAGCCGCGACTGCTTACATGGTCGTCGCGACGGGTCAGGCGCCAGGTGATGAAGGCGACCAGGCCGGTAAAGAACAGGAACGACAGCAGGGTCAAGGCATGCATGCGGGTACACTCCCTTGCAAGCAATAGCAGTCCGTTGCGCCAGCACAAATGTCTGACATTGATGAATTCACTACATTTTATGCAGAGAAAGCACTCCTTGCATGCTTCTTTAGTCTAACAAACCGATAAAAATTAAGTAACCTTACCGAAATTCCACAAGCGCAGCTCAATGCACCAATGCAAGCAGGTCCAGATATTCTGACGTCACGGGCTTATCATAACCTGCATAATTGATACAAAAGATATGTGCACACAAAAACTCCGGCCATGCGACCGGAGCTGTAGATAACTTATTCGGCTTTACAGTCACGAAACGTATCAAAACAACCTTGGCACCGACATTAAAGCCTCACTCCTATAGTCATCCAAGGCCTTTTCTACTATCTCGACCCACGCAGCCTCAGTAGCAACTTGCCGACTTTGCTGCGCATGAATCGCCACGACCTCCTGTGCACTACCTTCGCGCAACTCAAGGTCGGTAGAGATTCTCGTATTTAGTGTAATAGCCCAAAAACCCGGACTGAACCATGCCCAGAATTCATTAATATAGACATCTATAATCGGAGCATCAACTCCCGGACCAGCCGGCTCAGCAAGTACATTGTATCCTGCCTCTTGCAGGGCCAGGGTCAGACTGCTGCGCACCACCTCTTCAACCGACTGCCCTTCCTCCAGAAGAATATCACCCATTGCTTTACCATAACTATTTCTCTTCCTCCCAATCGCCCTTGCCTTGATTTCATCCGAAGCTTGGCTCACTCCTCCGGATCCAAGGGAAGGAGTACTAGGCTCTCTTGGTGCCTCTTCAAAGATTCGTCGATCTACAACCTCTCCTATCAAGACTTCCTGTCCCGCACCAATATATTGTTCCGAACTCACTTCCGGAACAGCCAATGCTATCTCGCTGCGATTTGTAGCACATCCTGCAAGAAACACCATGAGGAATATTGCCATCAACCCTGCGTTCGACTTGAGCTTCAACAGCCTATCTCCATTTATTTTCAATTTTAATATTGTCAATAAACTTTAAGCCTGAAGTTATGAAAGACATAAGAATATCGACCAAGACCTTATATCAGCCTCTTACGATTTAATGCAAGCGTATGCATCACTACACCTACCAACACGTGCAGCGAGGTAGCGCACATCTATCACATACACCGCACAACATTTCGTAACACCACTTTCGCAGAGCGCTCAACCAAGCTAGAATCCGCCCCTTTGCCCATGAGCCGTGAGAGTCGTGTCCTTTTTCCTACATCTCGAAGACTGGCGGGGATGGCATCCCAAAGAGACAGTGGCCATCTGCGACCCAAGCCACCGCATCTCGGCTCAGCCAGGCAAGAACCTGCCAGCCATGCTGCGCCGACGTCTAGATGATGCTGGGCGCGCCACCTGCGAGATACTCAGCGCGCTGGCCCCGGAAGCTGGCTTACCGTTGATACACGCTTCTCGACATGGCGATACCACCCATACCCTGGGCATGCTCGAAGCACTAGAGAGCGGCGAGCCCATCTCCCCGACGCGCTTTTCCATGTCGGTTCACAACGCAGTGCTGGGTGTCCACTCCATTTCGTGCGCTCATCATCGTCCCTTGCAGGCTCTGGGGGCCTGTGGTGATGAGTTCGACGCCGTTCTCCTCGAAGCTCAGGGTTATCTCCTGGAAGGTCACCGAGCCGTCGTGGCAGTTTTCTCGGAAGGCTCGCTTCCCTCGGCTTACCAAGGGCACACAGAGCACCCGGGTACTGCCTGCGCTGTCGGCATGCGGTTAACGCTGGATCGGGGACGAAGGCTCATGGCCTCTGACCCGATACGCAGTGCCCGCCCAACCCCTATTGAAGTGATGGCCTGGCTGAGCGGGAACACACCTTTCCTTGCTGGCCGGCAGCGGTGGCAAATGGAGGCGGGATGAAGTTGGACAGGTGGTGGCGTGGGCTAGGCACTGCACTTTCCTTCATTGCCTTCGGCTTGGGCGGCGTGTTCATCGGCTTGGCAGTCGCACCCCTGCTGAGCCTATGCGTACACGACACCGAACGGCGGCAGCGTATGGCGAGGCACCTTATCCAACGCTGCTTCCGCGGCTTCATCGGATTGATGCGGTGCCTCGGAGTACTCGACTATCACTTTAGTCATCAGGAACGACTGCAGCGCCCTGGGCTGCTGGTGCTGGCCAACCATCCCTCATTGATCGACGTGATATTCCTGCTGGCGCATATGCCCCACGCAAACTGCATCGTCAAGGGCCGGTTGGCCAGCAACCCTTTCACCCGCGGCCCGATTCGCGCAGCAGGGTATATCACCAACAATGAGCCCGAAGCGGTGCTGGAAGCCGCTGGCGAGAGCCTTAGGAGAGGCGATTCGCTGGTCCTTTTTCCAGAAGGCACTCGCACCAAGCCACAACGTCCTATCAAGTTCAGACGCGGCGGGGCAAATATCGCCTTACGCACGAAAACGGCTATCACACCAGTACTGATACGTTGTACTCCTACCACATTGACCAAGGGCGAACCTTGGTATCATATCCCGGCGAGCAAGGTCCGGATGGAACTACATGTTCTCGAAGACCTGCCCATTAACGACGATAACCAACAGCCAACCGGGCAGCTCGCCAGAATACTGACACATCGGCTGAACAATCATTTCAACAGGGAACTGGGACGACTTCACCATGAGCGAGACATGCGACCTAACGCTTGAACTCAAGCGCCTGATCATCGACACGCTGGAGCTCGAAGACATCACGCCGGCGGATATCGACTCCGAGGCTCCTTTGTTCGGAGAGGGTCTGGGCCTCGACTCCATCGATGCACTCGAACTCGGCTTGGCATTGCAAAAGCGCTACGGTATCAAGCTCGATGCCGAAGCCGAGGAAACTCACCACCATTTCGCCAGCCTGAACGCCCTGCAGTCCCTTGTGGAGGCCCGTCGTGTCAACTGATATCGCCGCTGCCAATCGCACCGAGATTTTCTCTCATGTGCGCAAGACCCTGGTCGAGTTGTTCGAACTCGACGCCGACGACGTCAAGCCCGAAGCGCGACTCTACGAGGACCTCGATATCGACAGTATCGACGCCGTGGACCTAGTCGTCGAACTCAAGCAGTTCACCGGTCGGCGCATCAACCCCGACGACTTCAAGTCGGTGCGCACCATCGATGACGTGGTCAATGCCGTCGAACGCTTGATGCAGCACTGAGAGATGCCGAAGCAAGCGATCAAGTGGCTCGGCGTCGGCATGGCGCTGGCTTGGCCAGTGCTGGTCTTCAGCCTGCACGATCACTTGGGTAGCTGGCCGCTGTTGATGATCGGTGCCGCGTTGCTCGCCTGGCGAATGCCACAGGCTCGCTATCTGGCCTCCGTGATGGCAGCACTGTTGCTGGCGTTGGGTGGCTTGGGGCATGCCGAACTCGGCATGCGTGCCTACCCCGTCGCCGTCAGCGCCATCATGCTGGCCCTCTTTCTGTCCAGCCTGTGGCAGGGCATGCCGATCGTCGAGCGTCTGGCGCGCCTGCGTGAACCCGACCTGCCACCGGCCGCGATACGCTATACCCGCCGGGTCACCTGGGCATGGTGTGGCTTCTTCGTCCTCAATGGAGCCATCGCCTGCTGGACCGCCCTGTATGCCGACCTGGCGACCTGGACGCTGTACAACGGCGTCATCAGCTACGCCCTTATCGCCACCATGTTTGCCGGTGAATGGCTGCTGCGTCATCGGTTGCGAAGGAGTCTGTCGTGACATTCGTTCCGCTCACTCGACTGCCCTGGCGTAGAGCAATCAAGAGCCGTCACTCACTGCCACGGCAGTGGGTCGACCCGTTCTCACTACCTCAACGTATCGATGCCTGGCGTCGCTGGCTGGCCAACCAGCCCGCCGGCCACTGGCTACTCTGCCAACGTCACCCCGAGGATTTCTGCGCGGCCCTGGCAGCGTTGTGGGAAAGCGGCCGCATCGCGGTGCTGCCGGCCGACGACCGTCCTGAAACCCTGACACGGCTCGCCGCCGAGGTCGACGGTGTGCTGCCTGAAGCCCCTGGCGAACATGACCCCGATCATCATGAGACTGCCACTCTCCCTCTCCCCAAGATACTCTCCCCCACATCCACGGCAGTCGTCCTGTACACCTCCGGTTCCACCGGCGACCCCGTACGCCTGGCCAAGCGTTTCGACCAGCTCGATGCGGAATTGGCCGCGCATGCCGAGCTGTGGCCATTGGCCGGTAGCTGTGTCATCTCTCAGGTCAGTCACCAGCACATCTATGGTTTGCTCACCGGCGTGTTGCACCCGTTATGCGCCGGCGTTCCCTTTTGTGGCGACGAGTGTCGTTATCCCGAAGTGCTGATCACGCGCCTCCAGGAAGCTGGCGATGCCGGCCTTGCCCCCGTGGTAGTGAGCTCTCCCGCTCAGTTGTCACGCTTGCCGGAGCACCTGCCATGGAGCGACTCGCCCCGCCTCAGTCGCGTGTTCTCCTCCGGCGCGCCCTTGGCGACAGAGCATGCCCAGCACACGGAGCGCCTGTTACAGGCGCCGGTGATCGAGATCTATGGCAGTACAGAGACCGGAGGAATCGCTCAGCGTCGACAAATGCAAGGCTCCGCCTGGCAGGCCCTGCCCGGCGTGGAGCTGTCATTCGTGGACGAACGCCTGGCGCTGCGTTCGCCGTTTCTGGAAGCCCCGCGGAGTTGGTGGCAACAACCCGACCGGGTGGCGTCGACGATCGACGGCTTCGAGCTGCTGGGCCGTGCCGATCGCCTGGTAAAGATCGGCGGCAAACGGGTCTCGCTGGATCATATCGAGAATGCCCTCACCACCACTCCGGAAGTCACTGAGGCACGTTGTATCGATCTTGGTCGAACCGATAGTCGTCTGGGGGTCGTGGTCGCTCTGCACGATGAGTTCATACCGCACCGGCACGACAGCCGCCATGAGCTGATACAGCGTCTGCGAACGCATCTGTCACGCCACCTTGAGCGAGTCGCCATTCCCCGCTACTGGCGCTTCGTCGATACCCTGCCGAGCAATGCCCAAGGCAAGCTCGACCGCAGCCTGGCCAATCGACTGTTCGCCGATCTCGACGACGCAAAGGCGCCACGCTGGCTGGGTGAACACCGCCCGGATCCTTCTTCCTGCCTCTTGAC
It encodes:
- a CDS encoding beta-ketoacyl synthase chain length factor, which encodes MSFFLHLEDWRGWHPKETVAICDPSHRISAQPGKNLPAMLRRRLDDAGRATCEILSALAPEAGLPLIHASRHGDTTHTLGMLEALESGEPISPTRFSMSVHNAVLGVHSISCAHHRPLQALGACGDEFDAVLLEAQGYLLEGHRAVVAVFSEGSLPSAYQGHTEHPGTACAVGMRLTLDRGRRLMASDPIRSARPTPIEVMAWLSGNTPFLAGRQRWQMEAG
- a CDS encoding solute:sodium symporter family transporter, coding for MHALTLLSFLFFTGLVAFITWRLTRRDDHVSSRGYFLAGRSLTFPLIAGSLLMTNLSTEQMVGLNGAAFSDGLSVMAWEVVAVIALVALALFFLPRFLRSGIATLPQLLAIRFDSGTQLIANVIFLIAYAVILLPIILYSGAMGLQGMLDLSGLTGIESSTLLLWLTVWIVGIIGSIYALFGGLRTVAVSDTLNGIGLLIGGFVIAYFGLQAVSGDGGVIEGWNVLKQSDPDKLNSLGGADQQVPFSTLFTGVFLINLFYWTTNQQIIQRTFAAKNLAEGQKGVLLTGFFKLLGPLYLVLPGIIAYHLYADQGVRADEAYGHLVFNVLPPYLTGFFAAVMVGAILSSFNSALNSTTTIFSLGIYKGVLKKDASDEEVVKSGKVFGWIMAITTMTIAPLLAGQESLFGYLQRMNAIYFIPILAVVIVGLLTKRVPPMAAKIALVGGCLMIAAGYFVPPFDRLPTIMHEFHFVALVFVLLVAIMLIVGKLRPRETDWVHEYSGDVDLTPWRGAVPASLALVVLVIVIYAAFAGG
- the dgoD gene encoding galactonate dehydratase, which encodes MKITRLKTWQVPPRWLFLKIEADEGCYGWGEPVIEGRAATVEAAVHELADYLVGQDPHRIEHLWNTLYRAGFYRGGPILMSAIAGIDQALWDLKGRDLGVPVHQLLGGAVRERMRMYAWTGGDRPSDVGAGARELVTRGFTAFKMNGTAEMQIVDSHRKIDEAVARVAEAREAVGSEVGIAIDFHGRVHRPMAKALLRELEPYHPMFVEEPVAPEHLPSLKHIAGGLGYPLATGERLHTRFEFRDLLADGMIDIIQPDLSHCGGISEGLKIAALASAHDVALAPHCPLGPLTLAASLHLDAVSHNAFIQEQSMGIHYNRDNDVLDYLVDKSALSIEEGFCAIPQGPGLGVEIDEAFVEERAKVGHRWRNPVWSHEDGSIAEW
- a CDS encoding 2-dehydro-3-deoxygalactonokinase, with the protein product MSDEVRERLAWVAVDWGSSHLRAWGLDERGEVLARGGSDKGMLALAPEDYEPALLETVGDWLPASGRVAVWICGMAGARQGWREAAYLPLPTRLEELTRGAVAPSLRDARLEVRLLPGLCQHADAAKRGFDVMRGEETQLAGLVAWEPEFSGLVCLPGTHAKWAWLEGGEVKRFATYLTGELYGLLAGQSVLRHTVADAGLVESGCREAFIGAVREAADEPGRFSQWLFGLRAADLLDDSLPAGEARRARLGARLSGLAIGLELGGVRHELASVPITLIGSEALCERYALALGALGHTSRRLDGEAAVLAGLGLARAGA
- a CDS encoding acyl carrier protein → MSTDIAAANRTEIFSHVRKTLVELFELDADDVKPEARLYEDLDIDSIDAVDLVVELKQFTGRRINPDDFKSVRTIDDVVNAVERLMQH
- a CDS encoding phosphopantetheine-binding protein, with amino-acid sequence MSETCDLTLELKRLIIDTLELEDITPADIDSEAPLFGEGLGLDSIDALELGLALQKRYGIKLDAEAEETHHHFASLNALQSLVEARRVN
- a CDS encoding FadR/GntR family transcriptional regulator codes for the protein MTLASLPRHHGGADGLARLLGQALLAGRWRPGETFPRERDLCQHFEVSRNQVRNALATLVALGLIERTAGRGSVVCEIGDWHLLDPLVSEWMADIQTPDADLLREIFAFRYSAEPAVARLAAQAAEREDLERLEAAYEGMRHTAGRPEASARHAEYDVAFHDAVYHASHNLVWRQMGHLLRPSIIALIQRSQAHLQPLEADLDDSLVRHGRLLEAIRRRDADAAEAAAADVLRRTAVDLGIVTDVSSHSAVVPVAALDTQAKERSL
- a CDS encoding flagellar biosynthesis protein, translated to MKLKSNAGLMAIFLMVFLAGCATNRSEIALAVPEVSSEQYIGAGQEVLIGEVVDRRIFEEAPREPSTPSLGSGGVSQASDEIKARAIGRKRNSYGKAMGDILLEEGQSVEEVVRSSLTLALQEAGYNVLAEPAGPGVDAPIIDVYINEFWAWFSPGFWAITLNTRISTDLELREGSAQEVVAIHAQQSRQVATEAAWVEIVEKALDDYRSEALMSVPRLF
- a CDS encoding lysophospholipid acyltransferase family protein; amino-acid sequence: MKLDRWWRGLGTALSFIAFGLGGVFIGLAVAPLLSLCVHDTERRQRMARHLIQRCFRGFIGLMRCLGVLDYHFSHQERLQRPGLLVLANHPSLIDVIFLLAHMPHANCIVKGRLASNPFTRGPIRAAGYITNNEPEAVLEAAGESLRRGDSLVLFPEGTRTKPQRPIKFRRGGANIALRTKTAITPVLIRCTPTTLTKGEPWYHIPASKVRMELHVLEDLPINDDNQQPTGQLARILTHRLNNHFNRELGRLHHERDMRPNA
- a CDS encoding AMP-binding protein — protein: MTFVPLTRLPWRRAIKSRHSLPRQWVDPFSLPQRIDAWRRWLANQPAGHWLLCQRHPEDFCAALAALWESGRIAVLPADDRPETLTRLAAEVDGVLPEAPGEHDPDHHETATLPLPKILSPTSTAVVLYTSGSTGDPVRLAKRFDQLDAELAAHAELWPLAGSCVISQVSHQHIYGLLTGVLHPLCAGVPFCGDECRYPEVLITRLQEAGDAGLAPVVVSSPAQLSRLPEHLPWSDSPRLSRVFSSGAPLATEHAQHTERLLQAPVIEIYGSTETGGIAQRRQMQGSAWQALPGVELSFVDERLALRSPFLEAPRSWWQQPDRVASTIDGFELLGRADRLVKIGGKRVSLDHIENALTTTPEVTEARCIDLGRTDSRLGVVVALHDEFIPHRHDSRHELIQRLRTHLSRHLERVAIPRYWRFVDTLPSNAQGKLDRSLANRLFADLDDAKAPRWLGEHRPDPSSCLLTLEVPERLIFLEGHFEEYPLVPGVVMVQWAIELAGDSFGESGEFQGIERLKFQRALRPGARFTLQLTRRDDGLAFAIDSHEGRHCTGQIRLQSPNGEDHG